Below is a window of Ciceribacter thiooxidans DNA.
GGGCAGACGGAGAAAGCCGTGCTGCACCCCGTGCGCGTCGAAATCGACCGTGGCGCTGATCGGCGATCGTCGCAAATGCTGTATGCCCATGAACTCAGTCCTTGACCATTAGCTTGCGCGGCACCGAGGCGAAGCATTCGACCCCGCTTTCGGTGATCAGGATGCTCTCGGTCGTCTCGAAGCCCATGTCCTCGAGCCACAGACCCGTCATGAAATGGAAGGTCATGCCGGGCCTCAGTTCGGTCCTGTCGCCGGGACGAAGGCTCATCGTGCGCTCGCCCCAGTCCGGCGGATAGGAGAGCCCGATCGGATAGCCGGTGCGGTTGTGCTTCACGATGCCGTACTTCTTGAGGACGGCGAAGAAGGCATTGGCGATATCCTCGCAGGTATTGCCGGGCCTGGCGACGGCAAGCCCCGCCTCCATGCCTTCGAGCGTCGCCTTTTCGGCGTCGAGGAAGGCCTGGGTGGGCTTGCCGAGGAAGACCGTGCGCGACAGCGGCACATGGTAGCGATTGTAGCAGCCCGCGACCTCGAAGAAGGTGCCCTCCCCGCGCTTCATCGGCCGGTCGTCCCAGGTCAGGTGTGGAGCGGACGCCTCCACGCCGGAAGGCAGAAGCGGAACGATCGCCGGATAGTCGCCGCCGATGCCGTCGACGCCGCGTGTGCCCGCGTCGTAGATTTCGGCGACGAGATCGCATTTGCGCATGCCGACTTCGATCTTGTCGAAGATACGCTGGTGCATGGCCTCCACGATGCGGGCCGCATTGCGCATGTATTTGATCTCCGTCTCGCTCTTGACGGCGCGCTGCCAGTTGACGAGCGCTGTCGCGTCGACAAAGCGCGCATTCGGCAGATGTTTCTGCAGCGAGGCGAAGGCGGCAGCCGAGAACCAGTAATTGTCCATCTCGACGCCGATCCTGAGCGCGCCGAAGCCCCGATCGGAAAGAATTCCGGAGAGATAATCCATCGGGTGCCGTTCGGTCGACTGCACGTAATGATCCGGATAGCCGATGATGTTGTCGTGCTTGAGATAGGCCGTCAGCTTGGCCCCGTTGGCATCCTGCCCTCGGCCGAACCAGATCGGCTCGCCGGACGGCGGCACGATCACGGCCTGATGGACGTAGAAGGACCAGCCGTCATAACCCGTCAGCCACGCCATGTTGGACGGATCGCTGACGATCAGCAAGTCGACGCCCTTCGCTTCCATGGCCTCACGCGTCTTGCGCAGCCGCGCCTCGTATTCTGCAAGGGAAAATTTCAGTCTCGCTTGGGTCATGTCTCGTCCCTCTTGTCCGGCAGTGCCGTTGTTCAGCTTTCGAAAGTCGTTCCCGCACCTGCGGCGCGCGCGCGCGCAAAGGCGAGCGTGGCAATGGCGGTGTCCTGGATGCCGGTCCCCGTCAGGTCGGCGATTGTGATGTCGTCTGCCCTCGTTCGCCCGGGCCTGAGACCTGCGATCACCTGTCCGAGCTCGGCAAATTCCGCCTCGGGCGCCACGAGGCTTGCTGCAATGGAATGATGCAACTCGCCGAGTCGTCGGGTCTGTTTCAGGCTGTCGGCAACATAGAGAGCCCGTGTGATCGCCCGCGGATCCAGTTCATTCTTGTGTTCCGCATCCGAGCCCATGGCCGTGACGTGTTGCCCCGGCTGCAGCCATTCTGCTCTCAGAACCGGGACGTCCGACGGGGTCGTGGTGACGATGATGTCGGCACTGTCGACTGCCGCTTCAGGATCGCTCTCGGCCTGCACCGGGATCGCGAGCCTGTCGGCGAGCACGCGAGCAGTGGCTTCCGCCTTACCTTTATCACGCGCCCAGAGACGCGCCTCGCGGATCGGGCGAACGAGGGTCAGAGCTTCGAGCTGCAGTCCGGCCTGCATGCCGGCACCGAAGATCGTCGCCACGGCGGCGTCCTCGCGGGCGAGATGCCTTGCCGCGACCGCTCCTGCGGCCGCCGTTCGCACGTCGGTCAGATAGCCGTTGTCGAGCAGCAGTGCCTCGACGAGACCGGTACGGCTCGACAACAGCACCATCATTCCGTTGGTACTCGGCAGGCCGAGCTTCGGATTGTCGAAGAAGCCGGGGCTGATCTTGATCGCGAAACTGTCGAGGCCGGGCACATAGGCGGTCTTCACGTCGACCTCGCCGCGATGCTCGGGAATGTCCAGACGCAGGATCGGCGGCATCGCCACCGCCTTCGTTGCAAGTGCGTGGAAGGCATTTTCGACACAGGCGACAGCTTCGCGGTCGAGCGGCACGATCCTCCGCAACTCCGCCTCCGTCAGGATTATCATGCGTGTCACGCCGCGGCCTCCTTGCGGAACGGATCGTCTTCACCGTTCATCACCCGCTGATGCAGGCCCATATCGATATTGCGACCGGAGATGATGACCGCGATCGGTCCGTCGATTTCGATCTGTCCGGCGAGAATTGCCGCAATGCCCACGGCGCCCGCGCCTTCGACGACTTCACGTTCCTGCGCATAGGCATGCCGCATGCCAGCGGCGATTTCCGCCTCGGTCAGCAGGACGACCTCGTCGAGCAGTTCGCGGCACATGCGAAAGGTCACGTGATTGTCGAGCCCGATGCCGCCACCGAGCGAGTCCGCGAGACTTGGATATTCCTCGACGAGAACCGGCTTTCCGGCCTCGAGGCTCGCCTTCATCGCAGCACCACGGTCCATGGTGATCCCGATCACCCGCGCCGTCGGTTTGCGGGCCTTGACCGCGGCCGCAACGCCGGCAGCGAGGCCACCCCCTGAGAGCGGCACGAGCACGGTCGCCACGTCCGGCATCTGCTCCACGATCTCAAGTCCGAGCGTCCCCTGTCCTGCCACTACGGCCGGGTGGTCGAAGGGCGGAACCATGACGAGACCTCTTTCAGCGACGAGCCGCTCGACCTCCTCCTGGGCCTCGTCCTGAGATTTTCCGACGATCCTGACATCTGCGCCGAGCCGGCGGATTTCGGAGACCTTGTTCTCGGGAACGAGGTGCGACATGTAGATCGTCGCAATCGACCCTTCCGCCTTCGCGGCGTGCGCAAGCGCCCTGCCGTGATTGCCGGTCGAGGCGGCGACCACACCGCGTGCCCGCTCATCATGTGACAGCGAAAGCACCGCGTTGCTCGCACCGCGAAGTTTGAAGCTGCCGGTCGTTTGGTGATGCTCAAGCTTCAGACCGACCGGCACGCCGCAGCGCTCGCTGAGCGCCGACGAGAAGACGAGCGGTGTGCGAAGCACGCGGCCGGCAATGCGCCGGGCGGCAACCTCGATTTCCTCAATGCCCACGGGAAGCGCGGCAGTCATGTCCAGGCTCCGTCGAGCGGCAACGCCATCAGCCGACCGAGTTGAGGGCGAGCCTCGTTGTCGCCGCTGAGACGAAGGCACGCCCAGGCGGTTGCATAGTTGCTGCTGACGACAGGCTTGCCGATCGCAGCCTCGATTTCGGCGATCACGCCGGCTGCACGAACAGCCGTGCACGAAATGAAGAGTGCGTCCGACTCCGGCGCCATCGCCTCCTTCGCGAAAGCAACGATTTCCGACGGCGCGATACGTGCCATCTCCCGGTCGTCGGTGAGCCCGAGACAGGTGAAGCGGTCGATCTCGAAGCCGAGCGCGGAGAAATAGTCCGCCATCGGCCGGCTCGTCTCGATCGTATAGGGCGTCAGCACCGATATCCGTCTGGCACCGAGCGCCTTCAGCCCCCGCACCGCCGCAGCCGTCGGGGTAACCACGGGAGTGTCGGGCTTGGCGGCATTGAAGGCCGTAGCAATTTCGGCGTCACCGATCACCACGGAAGCCGAGGTGCAGGAATACATCACGACATCGAGCGTCTCGTCGGGGAGGATCAGAGCGGCCGCCGCCGTTAGCGAGGGTTGCATCGCCCTCAGGTTCTCCGGCGTCACCGGATTGGCGTAGGGTATGCGGGCAACGTAGACGCCGATGCGGTCGGATGCGACGAGACGCTGGAAATCCACTTCCGTCGTGTGATCCGTCGCCAGGATGATGAGGCCGACGCGCTTGTCGAGCGGTCGCGTATCAAGCCGGGGCGCGCGCGTGGCAAGCGAAATCGGAACCGGGTTCGTCATCATCGTTCCTCCACCCGTGCGTAGCGCTCTTCTAGAGAGCGGAGGAAGACGACGGAGATCAGGCTTATGATCAAGAAGAACACGCCGACCAAGGTCATCGGTTCGATGTAACGATAGTTGCTGTTGGCGATGCTCTTGGCCTGGTTCATGAGCTCCAGCACCGTGATTGCGGAAAGGAGCGGCGTCTCCTTGAACATGGCGATCAGGTAATTTGCGAGCGCCGGGATCATCGGCGGTATCGCCTGCGGCAGGATTACGTGGATCCAGGTCTGACGCTCCGTCAGGTTCGTCGCCTTGGCCGCCTCCCACTGGCCGCGCGGAACGTTTTCGATCCCCGCTCGATAGACCTCCGCGGCGTATGTGCCGTAGTGAATCCCAAGGCCGATGACGCCGGCAAGCAACGCCGGCAGGCGGATGCCGATGTCCGGAAGGACGTAGAAGATGAAATAGAGCTGCACCAGCAGCGGCGTGCCGCGAATGAACTCGACAGCAAAACTGGTCGTGCGCGCAATCGGCGCCGGAGCGGCCATCCGCAGCACCGCGAAAAGGAGCCCGAGCACCGCAGCGACGGCCGCGCCGAGAACGGTCGCAAGGACGGTGATCTTCGCGCCCTCGAGGAGCGTCGGCATGATCTGGCGGACGAATTCCCAATCCCATTCCATGGTCAGGCCCTCACACCATCGAGACCGCGGGTGGCGCGCCGCTCGAGCCAGCGCATGCCGGACGAGATGACCGAAGCCATGATGAAGTAGAGCACCAGGATGGTCGCGAACGGAATCAGCGTGCTGCCGGTCTGCGCCCTGACCACCTGGGCCTGGAACGTCATGTCGGTGAGCGAGATCAGCGAGACGACGGCCGTTCCCTTCAGGAGTTCGATCGCATTGTTGCAAAAGGTCGGCAGCATCAGCGGCAAGGCCTGCGGCAGGATCACGTGCCGCATCGCCTGGCCGCGGGTGAGATTAAGCGCAATGCACGCCTCCCGCTGCTCGCGTCCGATCGCCTTGACCGCGCCGCGCACGACCTCGGCCCCGTAGGCGCCGACGTTGAGCCCGAGCGCCAGCACGCCAGCCTGTAGCGGCGTCAGCGTGATGCCGGCAAACGGAAGCACGAAATAGGCCCAGAAGAGCTGGACGAAGATGGAGGTGCCGCGAAAGAACTCGATGTAGGTCGTGGCGAGCATACGCACCGCCATGAACCGGCTGAGCCGTCCGAGCCCGGCTGCAAAGGCCGCCACCAGCGCGAGCGCCGAACCCATGAGGGTCAATTGCACCGTTACCCATGCGCCCTCGAGGATCAATCCGATGTAACCGGACCAGTCGATCATTGTTCAAACGTTCCCGTCGAATTCGGTTTTGGCATCGGCGGCACCGGGCGCCTCCCCTCCGCCGCGGCGGAGAGAAGGCTGCCGATGCTGAGAACGCCGACTACTTGGCTGCGCAGAGCTTCTCGCGCGATGTCGACATCGCCGCCTTTGCCGAGAAGCCGTAGGGTTCGATGATCTTCGCGAACTCACCCGATTTCTTCATCTTGGCAAGCTCGACGTCGAAGGCGTCGCGCAGGGCCTCGTCACCCTTCCTGAAGGCTGCACCGTCACAGTAGACCGGGGCACCCTCGACCGGCGCCACGACCTCAAGGTTCGGGTCATTCGCCTTCTCGATCAGGCTGTGGATCGAGAGGACAGGCAGCGAATAGACGTCGATGCGACCGTCCTGAAGCATTTTCAAGCCGCTCTGCCCATCCGGCACGACGATGACACGGTCGCGCGGCACGCCGGCTTCGAGCGCCAGTTTTTCCTCAGTGCCGCCGCCCGGCGCACCGATCTTCGCATCGGGATTGTCAGCGATATCCTTGTAGCTCTTCAGGCCAAGCGGATTACCCTTCTTCAGGGCAAAGGCTTCCGCGTCGCAAAGGATCGGTTCGGAATAGGCAACGGCCGAGCAACGCTCCGGCTTCATGAAAAGCCCGGCGGTGATGGCATCGTGACGCCCGGCCTGAAGGCCCGGGATCATTGCGCCATATTCCGAAATCGACGCAACGACGTCTGCAACGCCGAGGCGCTTGAAGACCTCGCGGGCGACGTCCGGCGCAGCCCCCGAAACCTTGCCGTCGGCACCGACGGCCGTGAACGGCGGCTCGTTGGCGATGGCAATGCGCGCGAAGCCCTGCGCCTTCAACTCCTCCAGCTTGTTGTCGTCCGCAGTGGCGGGCGTTGCAGCCGCCATTGCGATCAAGGCGGTCGCACCTGCCGCGACAGAAATCCAGTCTCTCAGTTTCATTGTTCCCGTCTCCTCTGTTGTTGTCTTGGTGGTCATGCGTGAGGCACGCACTGAGTAGATGCTCAGACGCGATGCCCGGCCGCGATGATCTTGTGCAGGAAGGCCTGGGTGCGCTCCTGGGTCGGGTGCCGGAAGATGTCCTCGGGCTTTCCTTCCTCGACGATCTTGCCGCGGTCGAAGAAGAGCACCCGATCGGCAAAGTCGTGGGCGAACCCCATCTCGTGGGTCACGAGCAGCATGGTCATGTCCGTCTCATCCGCCAGCTTGCGCAT
It encodes the following:
- the doeA gene encoding ectoine hydrolase DoeA (DoeA (degradation of ectoine A) is also called EutD (ectoine utilization D).) — encoded protein: MTQARLKFSLAEYEARLRKTREAMEAKGVDLLIVSDPSNMAWLTGYDGWSFYVHQAVIVPPSGEPIWFGRGQDANGAKLTAYLKHDNIIGYPDHYVQSTERHPMDYLSGILSDRGFGALRIGVEMDNYWFSAAAFASLQKHLPNARFVDATALVNWQRAVKSETEIKYMRNAARIVEAMHQRIFDKIEVGMRKCDLVAEIYDAGTRGVDGIGGDYPAIVPLLPSGVEASAPHLTWDDRPMKRGEGTFFEVAGCYNRYHVPLSRTVFLGKPTQAFLDAEKATLEGMEAGLAVARPGNTCEDIANAFFAVLKKYGIVKHNRTGYPIGLSYPPDWGERTMSLRPGDRTELRPGMTFHFMTGLWLEDMGFETTESILITESGVECFASVPRKLMVKD
- the eutC gene encoding ectoine utilization protein EutC, with the protein product MTRMIILTEAELRRIVPLDREAVACVENAFHALATKAVAMPPILRLDIPEHRGEVDVKTAYVPGLDSFAIKISPGFFDNPKLGLPSTNGMMVLLSSRTGLVEALLLDNGYLTDVRTAAAGAVAARHLAREDAAVATIFGAGMQAGLQLEALTLVRPIREARLWARDKGKAEATARVLADRLAIPVQAESDPEAAVDSADIIVTTTPSDVPVLRAEWLQPGQHVTAMGSDAEHKNELDPRAITRALYVADSLKQTRRLGELHHSIAASLVAPEAEFAELGQVIAGLRPGRTRADDITIADLTGTGIQDTAIATLAFARARAAGAGTTFES
- the eutB gene encoding hydroxyectoine utilization dehydratase EutB gives rise to the protein MTAALPVGIEEIEVAARRIAGRVLRTPLVFSSALSERCGVPVGLKLEHHQTTGSFKLRGASNAVLSLSHDERARGVVAASTGNHGRALAHAAKAEGSIATIYMSHLVPENKVSEIRRLGADVRIVGKSQDEAQEEVERLVAERGLVMVPPFDHPAVVAGQGTLGLEIVEQMPDVATVLVPLSGGGLAAGVAAAVKARKPTARVIGITMDRGAAMKASLEAGKPVLVEEYPSLADSLGGGIGLDNHVTFRMCRELLDEVVLLTEAEIAAGMRHAYAQEREVVEGAGAVGIAAILAGQIEIDGPIAVIISGRNIDMGLHQRVMNGEDDPFRKEAAA
- the eutA gene encoding ectoine utilization protein EutA, with translation MTNPVPISLATRAPRLDTRPLDKRVGLIILATDHTTEVDFQRLVASDRIGVYVARIPYANPVTPENLRAMQPSLTAAAALILPDETLDVVMYSCTSASVVIGDAEIATAFNAAKPDTPVVTPTAAAVRGLKALGARRISVLTPYTIETSRPMADYFSALGFEIDRFTCLGLTDDREMARIAPSEIVAFAKEAMAPESDALFISCTAVRAAGVIAEIEAAIGKPVVSSNYATAWACLRLSGDNEARPQLGRLMALPLDGAWT
- the ehuD gene encoding ectoine/hydroxyectoine ABC transporter permease subunit EhuD gives rise to the protein MEWDWEFVRQIMPTLLEGAKITVLATVLGAAVAAVLGLLFAVLRMAAPAPIARTTSFAVEFIRGTPLLVQLYFIFYVLPDIGIRLPALLAGVIGLGIHYGTYAAEVYRAGIENVPRGQWEAAKATNLTERQTWIHVILPQAIPPMIPALANYLIAMFKETPLLSAITVLELMNQAKSIANSNYRYIEPMTLVGVFFLIISLISVVFLRSLEERYARVEER
- the ehuC gene encoding ectoine/hydroxyectoine ABC transporter permease subunit EhuC, whose product is MIDWSGYIGLILEGAWVTVQLTLMGSALALVAAFAAGLGRLSRFMAVRMLATTYIEFFRGTSIFVQLFWAYFVLPFAGITLTPLQAGVLALGLNVGAYGAEVVRGAVKAIGREQREACIALNLTRGQAMRHVILPQALPLMLPTFCNNAIELLKGTAVVSLISLTDMTFQAQVVRAQTGSTLIPFATILVLYFIMASVISSGMRWLERRATRGLDGVRA
- the ehuB gene encoding ectoine/hydroxyectoine ABC transporter substrate-binding protein EhuB, with product MKLRDWISVAAGATALIAMAAATPATADDNKLEELKAQGFARIAIANEPPFTAVGADGKVSGAAPDVAREVFKRLGVADVVASISEYGAMIPGLQAGRHDAITAGLFMKPERCSAVAYSEPILCDAEAFALKKGNPLGLKSYKDIADNPDAKIGAPGGGTEEKLALEAGVPRDRVIVVPDGQSGLKMLQDGRIDVYSLPVLSIHSLIEKANDPNLEVVAPVEGAPVYCDGAAFRKGDEALRDAFDVELAKMKKSGEFAKIIEPYGFSAKAAMSTSREKLCAAK